From Symphalangus syndactylus isolate Jambi chromosome 17, NHGRI_mSymSyn1-v2.1_pri, whole genome shotgun sequence, one genomic window encodes:
- the ERICH4 gene encoding glutamate-rich protein 4 — MELWRQLSQAGLVPPGLGPPPQALREVSPVEIPGQTLRTAGADTGGAWDSLLWIREELGNLRRVDVQLLGQLCSLGLEMGALREELEESSKEEEEDQEPQRKQEEEHLEARPAPHPPDFEMMI, encoded by the exons ATGGAGCTGTGGAGGCAGCTAAGTCAGGCTGGACTGGTGCCTCCGGGGCTGGGCCCACCCCCCCAGGCCCTGAGGGAGGTCTCCCCTGTGGAAATCCCTGGTCAGACCCTCAGGACTGCAGGGGCAGACACTGGAGGTGCCTGGGATAGTCTGCTGTGGATCAGGGAGGAGCTG GGGAACCTGCGCCGAGTGGATGTCCAGCTGCTGGGacagctgtgcagcctggggctgGAGATGGGGGCGCTGCGGGAGGAACTGGAGGAGAGCagcaaggaagaggaggaagatcaAGAGCCCCagaggaagcaggaggaggaaCACTTGGAGGCCCGCCCAGCCCCACATCCCCCTGACTTTGAGATGATGATCTGA